From the Lolium rigidum isolate FL_2022 chromosome 2, APGP_CSIRO_Lrig_0.1, whole genome shotgun sequence genome, one window contains:
- the LOC124691666 gene encoding serine/threonine-protein kinase GRIK1-like, with protein sequence MADLTDIGCCSCFSFLRKRSSAKAARPRSTDGMLSKDLLKRQSSEEDLNASFYTGDDPERSFYNGDDLDIDRSFYNNGDDADASFYERDGVDYHHESDDEPPRKKSEDIILTRAQNGFACRESLVKETKKVFRSEDEIGSKMINQYVHLGKIGAGSYGKVVLYRNIKDGKLYAVKVLNKPYMLKVRVVRSETAMTDVLREVSLMKMLDHPNIVNLIEVIDDPNTDKFYMVLEYVEGKMVCGDGLGEDTSRKYLRDIISGLMYLHAHNIIHGDIKPDNLLVTSTGNVKIGDFSVSQIFEDDDDMLWRSPGTPVFTAPECCQGSAYHGRAADTWAVGVTLYCMITGRYPFLGDTLQETYDKIVNDPVEITADMSPELADLIQRLLCKDPAERITLQAAAEHPWVAGADGPVPEFICRCGFGRRKRNVIQEEVQ encoded by the exons ATGGCAGACCTAACGGACATAGGCTGCTGCAGCTGCTTCAGCTTCCTGAGGAAGCGCAGCAGCGCGAAGGCAGCCCGGCCTCGGTCCACCGACGGCATGCTCTCTAAGGATTTGCTCAAGCGCCAGTCTAGCGAAGAAGATCTCAACGCGAGCTTCTACACCGGGGATGACCCCGAGAGAAGCTTCTACAATGGGGACGACCTTGATATCGACAGAAGCTTCTATAATAACGGAGATGATGCCGACGCGAGTTTCTACGAGAGAGATGGTGTCGATTACCACCATGAGAGTGACGACGAGCCGCCTCGGAAGAAGTCTGAAGATATTATTCTGACAAGGGCGCAGAATGGCTTTGCTTGTAGAGAAAGCCTGGTTAAGGAGACCAAGAAGGTGTTTCGGTCAGAG GACGAAATTGGCAGTAAGATGATCAATCAGTATGTTCACCTGGGCAAGATAGGTGCTGGAAGCTATGGCAAAGTG GTTTTGTACCGAAACATTAAAGATGGGAAGTTGTATGCAGTAAAG GTGTTGAATAAACCGTACATGTTGAAAGTGCGTGTTGTACGGTCAGAAACGGCCATGACAGATGTTTTGCGGGAA gtatCCCTCATGAAAATGTTGGATCATCCCAATATAGTAAATCTCATTGAGGTGATTGATGACCCAAACACAGATAAATTCTACATGG TTCTTGAGTATGTTGAAGGGAAAATGGTCTGCGGTGATGGTTTAGGAGAAGATACTTCAAGGAAGTACTTGCGGGACATAATCTCTGGTCTTATGTATCTTCATGCTCAT AACATTATTCATGGTGATATTAAACCGGACAATCTATTGGTCACAAGTACTGGCAATGTGAAGATAGGGGACTTCAGTGTTAGCCAGATTTTTGAG GATGATGATGATATGCTTTGGAGATCTCCAGGTACTCCTGTTTTCACTGCACCGGAGTGCTGTCAAG GTTCAGCCTACCATGGTAGAGCAGCTGATACATGGGCAGTTGGTGTTACTCTGTATTGTATGATTACCGGGCGCTATCCATTTCTGGGGGATACTTTGCAGGAAACATACGACAAG ATTGTCAATGATCCAGTAGAAATTACTGCTGACATGAGCCCTGAACTTGCTGATTTGATACAAAGGCTGCTCTGCAAAG ATCCAGCAGAGCGTATCACTCTGCAGGCTGCAGCTGAGCATCCTTGGGTTGCTGGGGCTGATGGGCCAGTCCCTGAATTCATCTGTAGATGTGGTTTCGGTCGCAGGAAGAGAAATGTTATACAGGAAGAGGTACAATAA